The following proteins are co-located in the Phragmites australis chromosome 10, lpPhrAust1.1, whole genome shotgun sequence genome:
- the LOC133930776 gene encoding probable galactinol--sucrose galactosyltransferase 6, whose protein sequence is MTIASSVKLAGGTLSVCGRTVLSGVPAAVVASSAAAGGAVDGVFIGADFAELASRHVVSLGALRGVRFMACFRFKLWWMAQRMGEKGGDVPHETQFLLVESRGAGAGGEEAYVVFLPLVEGSFRASLQGGAGDELELCVESGDEDTRAHSFERALFVGAAESDPFAAIAGAVAAVRSCLKTFRLRSEKKLPGIVDYFGWCTWDAFYQDVTQEGVEAGLRSLIAGGAPPKFVIIDDGWQSVGTDQSTPDGPAGEAKPPRLPRLTGIRENSKFQHDDDPIAGIKTVVHAAKEEYGLKYVYVWHAITGYWGGVRPGAAGTEHYRSSMQFPKISQGVAENDPGMKTDWITTQGVGLMHPRAVYRFYDEQHAYLAAAGVDGVKVDEQCILETLGAGHGGRAQLTRQYHQALDASIAKNFLENGIIACMSHNTDALYCSKQTAVVRASDDFFPNDPMSHTIHIAVVAYNSVFLGEFMLPDWDMFHSLHPAGDYHGSARAISGGPVYVSDVPGKHNFELLKKIVLPDGSVLRARLPGRPTKDCLFSDPARDGVSLLKIWNMNKFTGVLGVYNCQGAAWSSVEKKTMFHQTGAEALSCGVKGSDVHLISEAATDPEWNGDCAVYRHASGDLVVLPNSAALPISLKVLEQDILTVSPMKDLAPGFRFAPIGLVDMFNGGAAVEGLTYHLLDGAKLLDSNGSTSSSEAVGLVCMEVRGCGRFGAYSSVRPRKCMLGSAQVEFSYDSCSGLVVLQLEAMPKERVHKIVVEL, encoded by the exons ATGACGATCGCCTCGTCCGTCAAGCTCGCCGGCGGCACGCTGTCGGTCTGTGGGCGGACGGTGCTGTCCGGCGTGCCGGCCGCGGTGGTGGCGTCCTCCGCAGCGGCGGGGGGAGCGGTCGACGGGGTCTTCATTGGCGCCGACTTCGCTGAGCTGGCCTCCCGCCACGTCGTCTCCCTCGGGGCCTTAAG GGGCGTGCGGTTCATGGCGTGTTTCCGGTTTAAGCTGTGGTGGATGGCGCAGCGGATGGGGGAGAAAGGCGGCGACGTCCCGCACGAGACTCAGTTCCTGCTCGTGGAGTCCAGGGGCGCCGGCGCGGGCGGCGAGGAAGCGTACGTCGTGTTCCTCCCGCTCGTGGAGGGCTCGTTCCGGGCCAGCCTCCAGGGCGGCGCGGGCGACGAGCTGGAGCTCTGCGTCGAGAGCGGGGACGAGGACACGCGCGCGCATTCCTTCGAGCGCGCGCTCTTCGTGGGCGCCGCGGAGTCCGACCCCTTCGCGGCCATCGCCGGCGCCGTCGCTGCGGTCAGATCCTGCCTCAAGACCTTCCGGCTTCGCTCCGAGAAGAAGCTCCCGGGCATCGTTGACTACTTCGGATGGTGCACCTGGGATGCCTTCTACCAGGATGTCACCCAGGAGGGCGTCGAGGCCGGCCTTCGCAGCCTCATCGCCGGCGGCGCGCCGCCCAAGTTTGTCATCATCGACGATGGCTGGCAGTCCGTTGGCACCGACCAATCCACACCCGACGGCCCCGCCGGCGAGGCCAAGCCGCCCCGCCTGCCTCGGCTAACCGGCATCAGGGAGAACAGCAAGTTCCAGCATGACGACGACCCGATCGCGGGCATCAAGACGGTGGTGCACGCGGCAAAGGAGGAGTACGGGCTCAAGTACGTCTACGTCTGGCACGCCATCACCGGCTACTGGGGCGGTGTCCGCCCTGGCGCCGCCGGGACGGAGCACTACCGCTCCAGCATGCAGTTCCCCAAGATCTCGCAGGGCGTCGCGGAGAACGATCCCGGAATGAAGACCGACTGGATCACCACCCAGGGGGTCGGCCTCATGCACCCGCGCGCCGTGTACCGATTCTACGACGAGCAGCACGCgtacctcgccgccgccggggtcGACGGTGTCAAGGTGGACGAGCAGTGTATCCTCGAAACGCTGGGCGCCGGCCATGGCGGCCGCGCGCAGCTCACGAGGCAGTACCACCAGGCTCTCGACGCCTCCATCGCCAAAAACTTCCTGGAGAACGGCATCATCGCCTGCATGAGCCACAACACCGACGCCCTCTACTG TTCCAAGCAGACGGCGGTGGTGAGAGCATCGGATGATTTCTTCCCGAATGACCCCATGTCGCACACGATCCACATCGCCGTGGTGGCGTACAACAGTGTGTTCCTCGGCGAGTTCATGCTCCCTGACTGGGACATGTTCCACTCGCTCCACCCAGCCGGCGACTACCACGGCTCAGCCCGCGCGATCAGTGGCGGCCCTGTCTATGTCAG TGATGTCCCCGGGAAGCACAACTTTGAGCTGCTGAAGAAGATTGTGTTGCCTGACGGCTCCGTGCTTCGCGCACGGCTACCTGGCCGGCCGACCAAGGATTGCCTGTTCAGCGACCCGGCACGCGATGGCGTCAG CTTGCTCAAGATATGGAACATGAACAAGTTCACCGGCGTTCTTGGCGTGTACAACTGCCAGGGCGCTGCGTGGAGCTCCGTGGAGAAGAAGACCATGTTCCACCAGACTGGCGCCGAGGCCCTCAGCTGCGGCGTCAAGGGCAGCGACGTCCATCTTATCTCCGAGGCCGCGACGGACCCTGAGTGGAATGGCGACTGCGCCGTGTACCGCCACGCGAGTGGCGACCTTGTCGTCCTCCCCAACAGCGCGGCATTGCCCATCTCCCTCAAGGTCCTCGAGCAAGACATCCTTACCGTGTCACCGATGAAG GACTTGGCACCCGGGTTCAGGTTCGCCCCGATCGGGCTCGTCGACATGTTCAATGGCGGCGCGGCAGTGGAAGGCCTGACCTACCACCTCCTGGACGGCGCAAAGCTGCTTGACAGCAACGGCTCTACTTCCAGCTCCGAGGCTGTGGGATTGGTCTGCATGGAAGTGAGGGGGTGTGGAAGGTTCGGTGCCTACTCTTCAGTCAGGCCAAGGAAGTGCATGCTGGGTTCTGCTCAGGTGGAATTCTCCTACGATTCTTGCTCGGGGCTGGTGGTTCTTCAGCTGGAGGCCATGCCCAAGGAAAGGGTACACAAGATTGTTGTGGAGTTGTAG